A single window of Ficedula albicollis isolate OC2 chromosome 8, FicAlb1.5, whole genome shotgun sequence DNA harbors:
- the RGS1 gene encoding regulator of G-protein signaling 1 — MPGLFFSHNSMAELNGKEDCKLAEGKVHKKKQKAFGADLKSYLKCMVPHIESGIKTSNSRNVMLSAEEVIQWSQSLEKLLASQSGQGVFREFLKSEFSEENIEFWLACEDYKKTKSDHLHGKAERIYAEFVQSDAIKQINIDYQMREATAKKAQDPTHTSFDEAQKTVYILMERDSYPRFLKSKSYLNLLNQLQSNTSK, encoded by the exons ATGCCAGGGCTCTTCTTCTCCCACAACAGCATGGCCGAGTTAAATGGAAAAGAAGACTGCAAGCTTGCAGAAGGCAAAGTCcataaaaagaagcaaaaggcTTT TGGTGCGGACCTCAAAAGTTATTTGAAGTGCATGGTGCCACATATTGAATCTGGGATCAAGACTTCCAACTCCAGGAATGTCAT GCTTTCTGCAGAGGAAGTTATTCAGTGGTCACAGTCTTTGGAAAAGCTCCTGGCCAGCCAAA gtGGTCAAGGTGTCTTTCGGGAGTTCCTGAAGTCCGAGTTCAGCGAGGAAAACATCGAGTTCTGGCTGGCCTGTGAGGATTACAAGAAAACCAAGTCTGATCACTTACATGGCAAAGCAGAGAGGATTTATGCCGAGTTTGTTCAGTCAGATGCCATTAAGCAG atCAATATTGACTATCAGATGAGGGAAGCAACAGCCAAAAAGGCTCAAGACCCAACTCACACAAGTTTTGATGAAGCCCAGAAAACCGTGTACATCCTTATGGAAAGGGATTCATAtcccagatttttaaaatccaaatccTACCTGAACCTTTTAAACCAGCTGCAAAGCAACACTTCAAAATAA